The following coding sequences lie in one Musa acuminata AAA Group cultivar baxijiao chromosome BXJ1-8, Cavendish_Baxijiao_AAA, whole genome shotgun sequence genomic window:
- the LOC135587735 gene encoding PTI1-like tyrosine-protein kinase At3g15890, which produces MSFFSFCCGRASWGERRRKDSTSWRIFSLKELSSATNNFNYDNKLGEGRFGSVYWGQLWDGSQIAVKRLKVWSHQAEQEFAVEIEVLGRVRHKNLLSLRGYCAEGKEHLIVYDYMPNLSLHSHLHGHYSAECILDWGRRMSTAIGSAEGIAYLHHRATPHIIHQDIKASNVLLDMDFQARLADFGFAKLIPDGATDATTDVKSNLGYLAPEYVSSGKASESSDVYSLGVLLLELVCGKRPVEKLSATMKLSITEWALPLARERKFNEIADPKLNGNYVEAELTRVVLVALFCAQNSPEKRPTVLEVVDLLKGASKEKLSKLENDNMFRPEPLEASQGASTPDKGSEDIAQETVP; this is translated from the exons ATGTCTTTCTTCTCCTTCTGCTGCGGACGGGCTTCTTG GGGGGAGCGGAGGAGGAAGGATTCCACCTCGTGGAGGATTTTCTCTCTGAAGGAACTGAGCTCGGCGACGAACAATTTCAATTACGACAACAAACTCGGTGAAGGGCGATTTGGCAGTGTGTATTGGGGTCAACTCTGGGATGGATCTCAG ATTGCTGTTAAAAGATTGAAAGTTTGGAGTCATCAAGCTGAGCAAGAATTTGCTGTTGAGATTGAGGTTCTGGGTAGAGTAAGGCATAAGAACCTTTTGAGTCTACGAGGATACTGTGCTGAAGGGAAGGAGCACCTCATAGTGTATGACTATATGCCAAACCTGAGTCTGCATTCACATCTTCATGGTCATTACTCAGCAGAGTGCATCCTTGACTGGGGTAGGAGGATGTCCACTGCAATAGGATCAGCTGAGGGGATCGC CTACCTTCACCACCGGGCAACACCCCATATCATCCACCAGGACATTAAAGCAAGCAATGTTCTGCTAGACATGGATTTTCAGGCACGACTTGCTGATTTTGGATTTGCAAAGCTAATTCCTGATGGTGCAACTGATGCCACGACTGATGTAAAAAGCAACCTTGGCTATCTTGCACCTGAGTACGTCTCATCCGGGAAGGCCTCAGAGAGTTCAGATGTGTATAGTCTTGGCGTACTCCTCTTAGAGCTTGTCTGTGGAAAAAGGCCAGTCGAGAAACTTAGCGCAACTATGAAATTATCAATTACAGAATGGGCTCTCCCTTTAGCTAGAGAAAGAAAATTCAATGAGATAGCGGACCCAAAGCTCAATGGAAACTACGTGGAAGCAGAACTGACACGAGTGGTGCTTGTTGCACTCTTTTGTGCACAGAACAGCCCCGAAAAGAGGCCTACAGTGCTTGAAGTTGTCGACTTGCTCAAAGGAGCATCTAAAGAGAAACTATCAAAACTGGAAAATGATAATATGTTCAGACCTGAACCTCTTGAGGCCTCTCAAGGGGCATCTACTCCTGATAAAGGATCAGAGGACATAGCGCAGGAAACTGTTCCATAA